A single window of Bacteroidota bacterium DNA harbors:
- a CDS encoding histidine kinase has product MRLKLVLFTLICCCLSLRAQQAAYFILGENQFKGIQVYDVVQDKDLNYWIATNEGLFYFNHYTYQKIECDKAKSNAVFNFVITKNGTIYCHNLNHQVFQINNKTCSLFYELKEDEINSDISLSVTNDNLLLIGAKKIIQLNEKAQVLQRFPINKHYLGPPYYDGKQYTFYHLNGDDSLLVIDSHKAEKHPLILKNNSLEKDFVLKFFAFNKKNYALSLKTKALYEFNSETFELNPIPHNPAFEHSQSIRLYFTDNEMWIAGTLPGVAMLNKDLVVQQDNLYYEDYYISDVYKDAEGNILLSTFDKGILVIPDMRIPDVIHSFKDDPISSLVYDAENGLWMGSSKGKLFNYTNKTLSIINDQGKRSIEKLYQKNGFPFVIFDNGKIRAYNKKSKVIIDLADASLKDAVIVSENLFYLGTNRGIIKCMWKGGTEFSCEYLKDFMFRIYGMAYNTNSGVMYASTSNGLFAIYNNGASQKVLYNNEAVFPNTLAYNNGIIYAAHKKGGALLIKNTTIKQSLPLLLNGVPEAFSKMIVYDNSIISKSLKGLFQFDLKGNLINALSTSQGFSSNRVIDFTLHEHTLWVSHTQGVQQINLNKLQQKTGKPSVYLSQIAVNDIQQPASTKDFSNAQRKIQFTLSSPTLRNRESIRYHYKLEGNDDNWSVNDYSSNQIIYNALAPGNYTFLAKAEKQGVFSDTVSYSFSIASPFYARWWFISIAVLIFLGSVYSIYKWQLSIQRKKSQRINELNASKLTAIQSQMNPHFIFNSLNSIQDLILKGDVEHSYSYITTFSNLVRRTLSYSDKDFIDFEQEIKLIELYLSLEQLRFKKDFSFSIDTKDIVDIQIPPMLIQPFIENALVHGLLHKEGEKKLSIKFELKEVLICTIEDNGIGREKAKAIKLRQRSEHESFSVKAIRKRFDILSEVFEGAFGFTYTDLKNGEETLGTRVTLNIPIKHKY; this is encoded by the coding sequence GTGCGCTTAAAATTAGTCTTATTTACGCTTATTTGTTGTTGTCTCTCGCTTCGGGCACAACAGGCCGCTTATTTTATTTTAGGCGAAAATCAATTTAAAGGCATTCAGGTATACGATGTAGTGCAAGACAAGGATTTGAATTACTGGATTGCGACTAATGAAGGTCTGTTTTATTTTAACCATTATACCTATCAAAAAATAGAATGCGATAAAGCCAAGAGTAATGCCGTTTTTAATTTTGTCATAACAAAAAACGGAACTATTTATTGCCATAACCTCAATCATCAGGTTTTTCAAATAAATAACAAAACCTGCAGTTTATTTTATGAATTAAAAGAAGATGAAATAAATTCCGATATCAGTTTAAGTGTTACAAATGACAACTTACTTTTAATTGGCGCAAAAAAAATAATTCAGTTAAACGAAAAAGCTCAGGTACTTCAACGTTTCCCAATTAATAAACATTATTTAGGTCCGCCTTACTATGACGGAAAACAATACACCTTTTACCATTTAAATGGCGACGATTCGCTCTTGGTCATCGATAGTCATAAAGCAGAAAAGCATCCTTTAATTCTTAAAAACAACTCCTTGGAAAAAGATTTTGTTTTAAAATTCTTTGCCTTCAATAAAAAAAATTATGCTTTAAGTTTAAAAACAAAAGCCCTTTACGAATTTAACAGTGAAACCTTTGAACTAAATCCAATTCCACATAATCCTGCCTTTGAACATAGCCAATCCATTCGATTATATTTCACAGACAATGAAATGTGGATTGCCGGAACCTTGCCGGGCGTGGCCATGTTAAATAAAGATTTAGTGGTGCAGCAAGACAATTTATATTACGAAGACTACTACATTTCTGATGTTTATAAAGATGCGGAAGGAAATATATTACTCAGCACCTTTGATAAAGGTATTTTGGTAATTCCGGATATGCGCATCCCGGATGTGATTCACTCTTTTAAGGATGATCCCATTTCATCCCTTGTTTATGATGCAGAAAATGGTTTATGGATGGGTTCATCGAAAGGAAAACTGTTTAATTACACAAATAAAACATTAAGCATCATTAATGATCAGGGAAAACGTTCGATTGAAAAACTCTATCAGAAAAACGGATTTCCATTCGTGATATTTGATAATGGCAAAATCAGAGCCTACAATAAAAAATCGAAAGTTATCATTGATTTGGCAGATGCTTCCTTAAAAGATGCTGTGATCGTATCCGAAAATCTATTTTATCTTGGCACCAATCGCGGCATCATCAAATGTATGTGGAAAGGCGGTACTGAATTTAGCTGTGAGTACTTAAAAGATTTTATGTTCAGGATTTACGGCATGGCGTACAATACAAATAGCGGAGTGATGTATGCATCCACTTCCAATGGTTTGTTTGCCATTTATAATAACGGCGCTTCGCAAAAAGTCCTTTACAACAATGAAGCTGTATTCCCGAATACATTAGCATATAATAATGGTATAATTTATGCGGCTCATAAAAAAGGTGGTGCTCTACTAATTAAAAACACTACGATAAAACAGTCTTTACCACTTCTTCTGAATGGGGTTCCGGAAGCTTTCAGTAAAATGATTGTCTACGATAATAGTATAATTTCAAAATCATTAAAAGGTCTCTTTCAATTCGATTTAAAAGGGAATCTGATAAATGCGTTGAGTACTTCACAAGGTTTTTCAAGTAATCGCGTTATAGATTTCACCCTACATGAACATACTTTATGGGTAAGTCATACCCAAGGTGTGCAACAAATCAATTTAAATAAGTTGCAGCAAAAAACCGGTAAGCCTTCCGTTTATCTTTCACAAATAGCTGTGAACGATATTCAACAACCTGCTTCAACAAAAGATTTTTCCAATGCACAACGAAAAATTCAATTTACGCTAAGTTCACCCACCCTGCGTAATCGCGAGAGCATTCGTTATCATTATAAATTGGAAGGCAACGATGATAATTGGTCGGTCAATGATTATTCTTCCAATCAAATAATTTATAATGCGTTAGCGCCCGGCAATTATACTTTTTTAGCCAAAGCCGAAAAACAAGGTGTGTTTAGCGATACTGTTTCGTATTCGTTCAGCATTGCTTCGCCCTTTTACGCGCGCTGGTGGTTTATTTCAATTGCCGTACTGATTTTTTTAGGAAGTGTTTACAGCATTTACAAATGGCAATTAAGCATACAACGAAAAAAGTCGCAACGCATCAACGAATTAAATGCATCCAAACTTACCGCCATTCAGTCGCAGATGAATCCGCATTTTATTTTTAATTCGCTGAACTCCATTCAGGATTTAATTTTAAAAGGTGATGTGGAGCATTCGTATTCATACATTACCACCTTCTCTAATTTAGTACGAAGAACATTAAGTTACTCGGATAAAGATTTTATCGACTTTGAGCAGGAGATTAAACTCATAGAATTGTATTTATCACTGGAACAACTTCGCTTTAAAAAAGATTTTAGTTTCAGTATCGATACAAAGGATATTGTGGATATACAAATTCCGCCCATGCTGATTCAACCTTTTATTGAAAATGCCCTGGTGCACGGATTACTCCATAAAGAGGGTGAAAAGAAACTTAGCATAAAATTTGAATTGAAAGAGGTGTTGATTTGTACAATAGAAGACAACGGAATAGGCAGAGAAAAAGCCAAAGCCATTAAGTTACGTCAGCGTTCGGAGCATGAATCTTTTTCGGTGAAGGCTATTCGTAAACGTTTTGACATTTTAAGTGAAGTATTTGAAGGTGCCTTTGGTTTTACGTATACGGATTTAAAAAACGGAGAGGAAACGCTCGGCACACGCGTAACCTTAAACATACCGATAAAACATAAGTATTAA
- a CDS encoding HPP family protein, producing the protein MPKETLQKTYRRTKYIVYKETTWNFQEKLFAFIGAFLSIGIVAFLQSTILDHQENFFLIGSFGASCVLVFGAAKSPLAQTRSLVGGHLISALVGVTIYKLIPDPLWLNAPLAVACSIVLMQFTKTLHPPGGATALIAVIGTEKIKSLGYLFVLSPILSGCLILTSVAFLCNYVPNIKRYPLLLKRPKFQNMRITKF; encoded by the coding sequence ATGCCCAAAGAGACGCTTCAAAAAACGTACCGACGTACTAAATATATTGTGTACAAGGAAACCACCTGGAACTTTCAGGAAAAGCTCTTTGCCTTCATAGGCGCTTTCCTTTCCATAGGAATTGTTGCTTTTTTACAATCCACCATATTAGATCATCAAGAAAATTTCTTTTTAATCGGTTCTTTCGGCGCGTCCTGTGTTTTAGTTTTTGGCGCTGCTAAAAGTCCGCTTGCTCAAACAAGAAGTTTAGTTGGCGGGCATTTAATTTCCGCTCTGGTTGGTGTTACTATTTATAAACTCATACCAGATCCTTTATGGTTAAATGCTCCTTTGGCCGTGGCTTGCTCAATTGTTTTAATGCAATTCACCAAAACATTACATCCGCCGGGCGGCGCCACTGCTCTCATTGCAGTAATTGGTACCGAAAAAATAAAATCCCTTGGCTACTTATTTGTCCTCTCTCCCATTCTAAGCGGATGTTTAATTCTTACCTCAGTTGCTTTTCTTTGTAATTATGTTCCAAACATAAAAAGATATCCGTTATTACTTAAGAGACCAAAATTTCAAAACATGAGAATTACTAAATTCTGA
- a CDS encoding tetratricopeptide repeat protein, giving the protein MKKELILYYFVCFCLLINILVGQNKKLDSLLKLNNTTKEDTIKARNLFLIGEYYRSNYSFDTALQFYNQSLKLSEKINSKRVISKCFNSIGGIYEAQGDYSKALEYYFNALKINEKLRHKKGIATCYSNIGIIYENQSNFPKAVEYYTKALKINEELKDKKEIAASYSDIGIVYENQSILPKALEYYFKSLKINEEIGNKKGASACYNNIGNIYEDQGNYSKAIDYYNKALAIKQEIGDKKGLSFCYNNIGGIYYLQNNYPNALEYFNKSIKIKEELGDKKGIATTLLNITTINIELSNYKLAIEEARKIISISKEINSLDLLKDGYNLLSEAEFNLGNFKSAYLNYKTFKQINDSIFNAENSKQLGDLITKFEVEKKETELKAQAQEQALINSEEKKRQQLIIYSIVSLLLIVVIFSALLYKRFILANKQKAIIELKEKETHAQKEIIEEKHKEITDSINYAERIQRSFLATKESLDTYLKPNNYFILFKPKDVVSGDFYWSHTLLNGNFAFVTADSTGHGVPGAIMSLLNITSLEKAVEQTSNPAEILDLTRRNIINRLKKDGSAEGGKDGMDCSLIVFDNKNKQLLVAAAHNPVWIVRPVTVISSEVEKDSENGKGLDFARPDKSSASIIEIKADKMPVGKHDRDTEAFTLHTIDLQSGDMIYALTDGFPDQFGGPKGKKFMSKNLKELLVNNAHLSLSEQQALLNKTFSEWIGNIEQVDDITLVGIKV; this is encoded by the coding sequence ATGAAAAAGGAACTTATTCTGTATTATTTTGTTTGTTTTTGCTTATTAATAAACATACTTGTTGGTCAAAACAAAAAGCTGGACTCTCTTTTAAAACTTAATAATACCACTAAAGAGGATACTATTAAAGCCCGTAATTTATTTTTAATAGGTGAATATTATCGTTCAAACTACTCTTTCGATACTGCTCTGCAATTCTATAACCAAAGTTTAAAACTAAGTGAAAAGATAAATTCTAAAAGAGTAATTTCAAAATGCTTTAATAGCATCGGCGGTATTTATGAGGCGCAAGGTGATTATTCGAAAGCATTAGAATATTATTTCAATGCTTTAAAAATAAATGAAAAACTGAGGCATAAAAAGGGAATCGCTACTTGCTACTCCAATATTGGTATTATATATGAGAACCAAAGCAATTTTCCTAAAGCAGTTGAATATTATACAAAAGCCTTAAAAATAAATGAAGAGCTAAAGGATAAAAAAGAGATCGCGGCAAGTTATTCTGACATTGGTATTGTTTATGAAAATCAAAGTATCCTCCCCAAGGCTTTAGAATACTATTTTAAATCATTAAAAATTAATGAGGAGATTGGAAATAAAAAAGGAGCGTCTGCCTGCTATAATAACATTGGTAATATCTATGAAGATCAGGGTAATTACAGCAAGGCAATAGATTATTACAACAAAGCTCTAGCCATAAAACAAGAAATCGGAGACAAAAAAGGACTCTCGTTTTGCTATAATAATATTGGTGGTATTTATTATTTACAAAACAACTATCCAAATGCATTAGAATACTTCAACAAATCAATAAAAATAAAAGAGGAATTAGGGGATAAAAAAGGTATAGCAACAACATTATTAAACATTACTACCATCAATATTGAACTGTCAAACTATAAATTAGCTATAGAAGAAGCTAGAAAAATAATTTCGATTTCTAAAGAAATCAACAGTCTTGATCTTTTAAAGGATGGTTACAATCTTTTATCTGAAGCAGAATTTAATCTAGGTAATTTCAAATCTGCATATTTAAATTACAAAACATTTAAGCAAATAAACGACAGCATATTTAACGCAGAGAACAGCAAACAATTAGGAGATTTAATAACAAAATTTGAAGTTGAAAAAAAAGAAACGGAGTTGAAAGCTCAAGCACAGGAACAGGCCTTAATAAATTCGGAAGAAAAGAAAAGACAGCAATTAATAATTTACTCAATTGTAAGTCTTCTACTTATTGTTGTAATATTCTCCGCATTACTTTATAAACGCTTTATTCTTGCTAATAAACAGAAAGCCATTATTGAGTTAAAAGAAAAAGAAACGCACGCGCAAAAAGAAATCATTGAAGAAAAGCATAAGGAAATTACCGATAGTATTAACTATGCCGAGAGAATTCAACGGAGCTTCCTGGCCACTAAAGAATCATTAGATACTTATTTAAAACCTAACAATTACTTTATACTGTTTAAACCCAAAGATGTGGTAAGCGGTGACTTTTATTGGTCGCACACTTTGCTGAATGGAAATTTCGCTTTTGTAACGGCCGACAGCACAGGGCATGGTGTACCCGGTGCTATTATGAGTTTACTTAACATTACCAGTTTAGAAAAAGCCGTGGAGCAAACCTCCAACCCTGCCGAGATTTTGGATTTAACCCGCAGAAACATCATTAACCGTTTAAAAAAAGACGGTAGCGCCGAAGGTGGAAAAGACGGAATGGATTGCAGTTTAATTGTATTTGATAACAAGAACAAACAACTATTGGTTGCAGCCGCGCATAATCCGGTGTGGATAGTAAGACCGGTCACTGTCATTTCGAGCGAAGTCGAGAAAGACAGCGAAAACGGAAAAGGTCTCGACTTCGCTCGACCCGACAAGAGCTCCGCCTCCATTATTGAAATTAAAGCCGATAAAATGCCGGTAGGAAAACATGATCGCGATACGGAAGCCTTTACCTTACATACCATCGATTTACAAAGCGGAGACATGATTTACGCCTTAACAGATGGTTTCCCTGACCAATTTGGCGGACCAAAAGGCAAAAAGTTTATGAGCAAAAATCTGAAAGAACTTTTAGTAAACAACGCTCACCTTAGTCTAAGCGAACAACAAGCTTTACTGAATAAAACTTTCAGTGAATGGATAGGTAATATTGAGCAGGTAGATGACATTACTTTGGTTGGTATTAAGGTTTAA
- a CDS encoding phospholipase D family protein, with the protein MAKFLKGNELNTEVGKIFENAEQKLILISPYIKLHHRYADELKSKVKNDDLEIIIVFGKNEQDITKSLTAADLDFFKQFPKIEIRYEKRLHAKFYANESSQIITSMNLYDFSQDENIEVGVKTEYSLLSNFTSTVIIGEKNLDQDAWDYFGKVIENSELLFKNVPEYEG; encoded by the coding sequence ATGGCAAAGTTTTTAAAAGGCAATGAACTTAATACGGAAGTAGGCAAAATATTTGAGAATGCGGAACAAAAACTAATTCTTATTTCTCCTTACATTAAGCTTCATCATCGATATGCAGATGAACTAAAATCAAAGGTTAAAAATGATGATTTAGAAATCATTATCGTTTTTGGTAAAAACGAACAAGACATAACAAAAAGTTTAACTGCTGCTGATCTGGATTTCTTCAAACAGTTTCCTAAGATTGAAATCCGCTATGAAAAAAGATTGCATGCTAAATTCTATGCCAATGAATCTTCACAGATAATCACATCCATGAATCTCTATGATTTCTCACAAGATGAAAATATAGAAGTAGGAGTAAAAACGGAGTATAGCCTATTAAGTAACTTCACAAGCACCGTAATAATTGGTGAGAAAAATTTAGACCAAGATGCCTGGGATTATTTTGGTAAAGTCATTGAGAATAGCGAACTGCTTTTCAAGAACGTACCAGAGTATGAGGGTTGA
- a CDS encoding Crp/Fnr family transcriptional regulator, with the protein MEKIKLINFILSIVPIPLEDAEYISNYFHHFKIKKGDFILQKGNVSDDYIFLQEGLIRSYLHDLEGNEVTTDFFIENNVAFEITSFFNRTPSETNMEAVTDCVGYKINYSHLNELFHNKPAFREFGRSILVREFIATKKRNYSMINQTAEDRYKNLLLNKPQILKHAPLKQIASYLGITDSTLSRIRAKL; encoded by the coding sequence ATGGAAAAGATTAAGCTCATTAATTTTATTTTAAGTATAGTACCGATTCCGTTGGAAGATGCAGAATACATTTCAAACTATTTTCATCATTTCAAAATAAAGAAAGGTGATTTTATATTGCAAAAAGGAAATGTAAGTGATGACTATATTTTTCTACAAGAAGGCTTAATCCGTTCTTACTTGCATGATTTGGAAGGCAATGAGGTAACCACTGATTTCTTTATTGAAAATAATGTTGCCTTTGAAATAACTTCCTTTTTTAACCGTACTCCTTCTGAAACAAACATGGAAGCGGTAACAGATTGTGTAGGTTATAAAATAAACTATTCTCATTTAAACGAATTGTTTCACAACAAACCTGCCTTTCGTGAATTCGGAAGATCAATTCTGGTCCGAGAATTTATTGCTACGAAAAAAAGGAACTACTCCATGATTAACCAAACAGCCGAAGATCGCTATAAAAATCTACTTTTAAATAAACCTCAAATCCTAAAACACGCTCCTTTAAAACAGATTGCTTCGTATTTAGGAATTACCGATAGCACTTTAAGTCGCATACGAGCCAAATTATAA